One window of the Pseudofrankia sp. DC12 genome contains the following:
- a CDS encoding DNRLRE domain-containing protein, with product MSGRHRPATRSLLSFGRLSFGRRKWRRDARVRRVAPLLAVLLVVVGLVVLDAPARPKAVPIADQNPFRGSGKLPASSSGSAAGKASLVPTSATQGTARTGPATLQGKAPVVAGAVASTGATITPLKQVAFTPQKPSADEAARAASTPRGAQLGPSRPQAVTRPDASGEMKPQAGRVEVPGLRTASSQVFHNPDGTYTSEATMGSDRFKSSKGDWVGIDTSLVAGDKGRLHARSTQAGLEVAPKADDAELGSIDLGGGLSFGFGIAQAAGVAAKVDGSKATFTGVRDQADLELGPTAGGLKEVLVLKSAAAPTTWVYPLTLSGLTASLDDQGDVQLLDRGGTVRALIPHGSMADSRPTTKDGFYAYSRGVTYSLVTVSNGQQALQVDLDKAWLAAPERVFPVKVDPNVSTLLTGADDTYVSSASPSTNYASELDIKAGYYSPTNDIVHGYLSFPGDASLTNATVTNAHVKIFNWFSASGCTPHPVSLRQVLIPWYGGNMTWPGATLGGEVANKSFADDGSSSCGGSWEFIGDYDTRLSNLVNTWTHDPTANFGLGLTTSDTDTQWLKSFYSNNCWCNPADPTSDYRPRLELEWTPYGAEYSFPSGSATWSVPPTSTAPGQITVRVKNTGQTTWTSGAGYALSYHIYDASNTFELIHQGVQTPIPTTVASGQSVDVNASVDLSSLSSGNYTIRWDMEQTGTSWFSGQGVGELATPVNVAAGVNQSPYIVGVSPISGSEVPSTQPTLGVLALDPDNDPLTYQFELCTGTDANSGTCQSSGWTSWPIWAPPTPLTWGQIYYWRVQVSDGTSQSLWTSPLALEPVNYNVTAGADYGANAYAPAVAGVNPLTQNFTTQVTDASLREVGPPLSVARSYNSKSTTDGLFGAGWTSAYDMAAGAATSGPGNIQIRNGDGRTTLFGRNGDGTYQPEHGYYASLQASKPRVASFTAANSTSSLGATDTGETWQALAGTWGVSNNSAYLVSAGIFKSVAVVPAPADGTIQFSTPTTQSRLGVAFRVQDADNMWMLYENGTSLVLAKRSGGLESTVKTVTGVCCATTDTYGVRMVGSTLQMLRNGVVVGTATDSAFSTATKAGLYAQSTGTGRIDGLTITPEGHRATFTAANSATSLGASDDGEAFTNLAGTWGINGNSAYLATAAGSGHNLSTVAGAADGTITFTEPVAQAGVGVAFRVADANNYWRLVAAPASNSWQLVKRVAGTDTVVATAASTCCTAADVLSIVTSGTSISVLRNGTQILSAHDPALLFASRAGPYADAAGTGRIDTFTTTVATGLTEKGGTSYTFRSDGKLLATTDPAGNRVALAYDANSRLTSATNTTSGRALTFTWTTDNTHIAQVATPSVAANGGALTWTYSYASGRLTGVATPGVATGSSYSYNSAGELTQISLPESNLNTKVGYNSDGTVAWREDGLGHRTTYAVTATSPNIVVRTTDPAGTTTDWTYSVYGQLLSKTGPTGTKTFTYNDDGFLAQATDENGNTTNYQTDAHGNVLARTVVRSSDASGTWPVTDYYDYYNGPPGDPRDDLIVAHRDGRSAAPNDNAYKTTYGYDPFGNLVSTTSPPTAAFPGGTTNSSTYTAGAETAVGGGTEPAGLLASRTDARGKVTTYGYDSKGDLRHDQDPAGLVHDYTTDEIGRRLTSKETSDTYPSGLTTTYTYTKLSQVATVTEPGVTNPITATTHTRVTTNTYDTNGNRTQAVISDATGGDTARTTTYTYDADDRLLSTTAASGTAAAATSAQTYDANGNLATTTDPNGTVTAYTYTPLGELATTTLKNFVDDPVAGTSPRDVVLESRAYDPAGRLASVTDALGRTTNYTYWLDGKLHQVTRTGYHNPDFATGTLSSTTRTIVLEDHSYDGAGNETSTVTGGGLTTATASYDQAGNATGTALDPAGVHRTTALSYDANGDPTAIETGAAGTSTTERTEYGYDNASRLTSTTVFGDGVARFTTAVTRDQRGYTTTLVDPRGYTPGSAFDPAYTTHVTTNPAGAVGQVTAPSVQVEENGNAASAGTPTGTVGYDTFGEVTQTRDARNLTTTTTYDALGRPTQVSHPSYTPPGGSASTPSESFTYDHNGNVLTHVDTRGQTTTAVYDMRDRVVSVTDPQVDGLPAPGVSRAIYDDASNLVTTVDQNGAWIFYAYDDLDRLWATTSTERTPSATFSTYYGYDDAGDLDKILRPTNVSAGAAATADYDGAGELTATHDEAGKTTTYTYDLAGRLASSTDPLGRKTTYAYDRAGRQTGAAQFSNTNSPLRSLSIGYDAAGNVTSQTDPNGNTTTDAYDALDQLRSITVPVAAGSSLTTSAGYDAAGNRTRLTDGNGNATITTFNSLGLPEKTIEPSTTAYPNLTDRTWTTSYDTGGLPTTVVEPGGVTRTSTYNALGQLIAEAGSGTGVASASRTLAYDLAGNLTNTHTPSADEEFSYDDRGLLTGSQHTEGDASFGYDADGRMTTRWNAALSSGYTYDSRGNLATVTGAGTTGTRTYSYDDADQLTSIDYTSSGSGAVETYGYDQLARTTSDTLTGPSGTLRSQTYTYDTNDNLTATTIGPAGVAGAGSQSYGYDQANRLTSWTDQAATTTAYGWDAAGNRVSAGGVTSTFDARNRLLNDGSAGYTYTARGTVSTTTTASATTSDTFNALDQLTSVTSGPTTTSYEYDALGRVSWRNSSQAFAYEDLSNEPSYHDGTLYAYDPTGKLIGADTGSAGLATLTNPHGDTIAAFTTTGTLTDTRTYDPFGTPTTTGTSHLEIGYQGGWTDPTTSQLDADTRWYTPTNGTFTTRDSTPLPWTGTAADNRYTYAGGNPLTYSDPTGQSFLSVIEKAPGVRAVAAAGSLAVGLASQGVANAYNAGYAVGYIATAAASGAVEGAYYVGYGVGYATAWNLSQEIKLGTAAYHALAGSGSSTPSPSPNPNPNSTNNPNPSPDDPGAGTGAGAGAGAGPGAGSGPGPGAGPGTVTQPGAGPSPATNPAQQTYPDPNDVIHGTLNINPDSTHGVGNNGTIPKPTDVPQTYSNPLDANLGPATDQTAGLQYTASADDCHNAGLTHCIGDDPATPPTQTGGAGAGGGDHPPTSTSSDAGDDPEGEIPYNSTDLSSAAYKARVEAGIGPGRNVAAARVPGWNDPRTGDLVYGFSKGNGYHSEIDILNQLKARGFSGKSIAELYSERQPCGPCGATLAEELRPGVPISWSVPWGEDATLRTASNELLRRMIGTAGGY from the coding sequence ATGTCCGGCCGGCACCGCCCCGCCACCCGTAGCCTCCTCTCCTTTGGCCGTCTCTCGTTCGGCCGGCGCAAGTGGCGGCGTGACGCCCGGGTCCGCCGGGTGGCGCCGCTGCTGGCGGTGCTGCTCGTGGTCGTCGGGCTGGTCGTGCTGGACGCGCCGGCCAGACCGAAGGCTGTGCCGATCGCGGATCAGAACCCGTTTCGCGGTTCGGGCAAGCTGCCGGCTTCGTCGTCGGGTAGCGCAGCGGGGAAGGCCAGCCTGGTCCCGACGAGCGCGACGCAGGGCACGGCGAGGACAGGCCCGGCGACGCTGCAGGGCAAGGCCCCCGTGGTGGCGGGGGCGGTGGCATCGACGGGGGCGACGATCACGCCGCTGAAACAGGTTGCGTTCACGCCGCAGAAGCCTTCAGCGGATGAGGCGGCGAGGGCGGCTTCCACGCCGCGGGGCGCGCAGCTCGGGCCGTCTCGGCCCCAGGCGGTGACGAGGCCTGACGCGAGCGGCGAGATGAAGCCGCAAGCCGGACGGGTCGAGGTTCCGGGGCTACGGACGGCGTCGTCGCAGGTGTTCCACAACCCGGACGGCACGTACACGTCCGAGGCGACGATGGGCTCGGACCGGTTCAAGAGCTCCAAGGGTGACTGGGTCGGGATCGACACGTCGCTGGTTGCTGGGGACAAGGGCCGGCTGCACGCCAGGTCGACGCAGGCCGGCCTGGAGGTCGCGCCGAAGGCGGACGACGCCGAGCTGGGCAGCATCGACCTCGGTGGCGGCCTGTCTTTCGGTTTCGGGATCGCGCAGGCGGCCGGGGTGGCGGCCAAGGTCGATGGGTCGAAGGCGACGTTCACCGGAGTGCGGGACCAGGCTGACCTCGAGCTGGGGCCGACCGCCGGCGGGCTGAAGGAAGTCCTGGTGCTGAAGTCGGCGGCGGCGCCGACGACGTGGGTGTATCCGCTGACCTTGTCCGGGCTGACCGCCAGCCTGGACGACCAGGGCGACGTCCAGCTGCTGGACAGGGGCGGCACGGTGCGGGCGCTGATCCCGCACGGGTCGATGGCCGACTCCCGGCCGACGACGAAGGACGGCTTCTACGCCTACTCACGTGGGGTGACCTACAGCCTGGTCACCGTGTCGAACGGCCAGCAGGCGCTGCAGGTGGACCTCGACAAGGCATGGCTGGCGGCACCGGAGCGGGTGTTCCCGGTGAAGGTGGACCCGAACGTGTCCACGCTGCTGACCGGCGCTGACGACACGTATGTGTCGTCAGCCAGTCCGTCGACGAACTACGCCTCGGAGCTGGATATCAAGGCCGGCTACTACTCGCCGACCAACGACATCGTGCACGGGTATCTGAGCTTCCCCGGCGACGCGTCGCTGACGAACGCGACGGTGACCAACGCCCATGTCAAGATCTTCAACTGGTTCTCCGCCAGCGGCTGCACGCCCCATCCCGTGAGTCTGCGACAGGTACTCATCCCCTGGTACGGCGGGAACATGACCTGGCCCGGCGCGACGCTCGGCGGTGAGGTCGCCAACAAGTCGTTCGCCGACGACGGCAGCTCGTCGTGTGGCGGGTCGTGGGAGTTCATCGGTGACTACGACACCCGGCTGAGCAACCTGGTGAACACCTGGACCCACGACCCGACTGCCAACTTCGGCCTCGGGCTGACGACGTCGGACACCGACACTCAGTGGCTGAAGTCGTTCTACTCGAACAACTGCTGGTGCAACCCGGCGGACCCGACGTCGGACTACCGCCCGCGCCTCGAGCTGGAATGGACGCCGTACGGGGCGGAGTATTCGTTCCCATCAGGGAGCGCGACCTGGTCCGTGCCGCCGACATCGACCGCTCCGGGGCAGATCACGGTCCGGGTGAAGAACACGGGCCAGACGACGTGGACGTCGGGCGCTGGCTATGCGCTGTCGTACCACATCTATGACGCGTCGAACACGTTCGAGCTGATCCACCAAGGTGTCCAGACACCGATCCCAACGACGGTGGCGTCGGGCCAGTCCGTGGACGTGAACGCGTCGGTGGACCTGTCCAGCCTGTCGTCGGGTAACTACACGATCCGCTGGGACATGGAGCAGACCGGCACGTCCTGGTTCTCCGGCCAGGGCGTCGGCGAACTCGCCACCCCGGTGAACGTCGCCGCCGGGGTCAACCAGTCGCCGTACATCGTCGGGGTCTCGCCGATCTCGGGTTCCGAGGTGCCCTCGACGCAGCCGACGCTGGGTGTGCTCGCGCTCGACCCGGACAACGACCCGCTCACCTACCAGTTCGAGCTCTGTACCGGGACGGACGCGAACTCGGGCACCTGCCAGTCCTCGGGCTGGACGTCATGGCCGATCTGGGCGCCGCCCACACCGTTGACCTGGGGCCAGATCTACTACTGGCGCGTCCAGGTATCCGACGGCACTTCACAGAGTCTGTGGACCTCGCCACTGGCCCTGGAACCGGTGAACTACAACGTGACGGCCGGCGCGGACTACGGCGCGAACGCCTACGCACCGGCCGTCGCCGGAGTCAATCCGCTGACCCAGAACTTCACCACGCAGGTCACCGACGCATCCCTGCGGGAAGTGGGTCCGCCGTTGTCGGTGGCGCGTAGCTACAACTCGAAGAGCACGACCGACGGCCTGTTCGGCGCCGGCTGGACCAGCGCCTACGACATGGCCGCCGGCGCCGCGACCTCCGGTCCCGGGAACATCCAGATCCGTAACGGCGACGGGCGGACGACCCTGTTTGGCCGTAACGGTGACGGCACCTATCAGCCGGAACACGGCTACTACGCGTCGTTGCAGGCCTCCAAGCCGCGGGTGGCGTCGTTCACCGCCGCGAACTCGACCAGTTCGCTGGGCGCGACGGATACCGGTGAGACCTGGCAGGCGCTGGCTGGCACCTGGGGTGTCTCGAACAACTCCGCCTACCTCGTGTCCGCCGGAATTTTCAAGTCGGTGGCGGTCGTGCCGGCGCCGGCGGACGGGACGATCCAGTTCTCGACGCCGACGACGCAGTCCCGGCTCGGCGTCGCGTTCCGGGTCCAGGACGCGGACAACATGTGGATGCTCTACGAGAACGGAACGTCGCTGGTCCTGGCGAAACGTTCCGGTGGCCTGGAGTCCACCGTCAAGACGGTCACGGGCGTCTGCTGCGCGACGACGGACACCTATGGCGTCCGGATGGTCGGCAGCACCCTGCAGATGCTGCGCAACGGCGTCGTCGTCGGCACCGCGACCGACAGCGCGTTCTCGACCGCGACGAAGGCCGGCCTGTACGCCCAGTCGACCGGCACCGGCCGGATCGACGGCCTGACCATTACGCCTGAGGGACATCGGGCGACGTTCACCGCCGCGAACAGCGCCACCAGCCTCGGGGCCAGCGACGACGGCGAGGCCTTCACCAACCTAGCCGGCACCTGGGGTATCAACGGCAACAGCGCCTACCTGGCGACGGCGGCCGGTTCTGGGCACAACCTGAGCACGGTCGCCGGTGCGGCCGACGGCACGATCACCTTCACCGAACCCGTCGCCCAGGCCGGGGTCGGCGTCGCGTTCCGCGTCGCGGACGCCAACAACTACTGGCGTCTGGTCGCGGCGCCGGCGTCGAACAGCTGGCAGCTGGTCAAACGCGTCGCAGGAACCGACACCGTGGTCGCGACCGCGGCCAGCACCTGCTGCACCGCCGCTGACGTGCTGAGCATCGTCACCTCCGGCACGTCGATCTCGGTGCTGCGCAACGGCACCCAGATCCTCTCGGCCCACGACCCGGCCCTCCTGTTCGCCAGCCGCGCCGGCCCGTACGCCGATGCCGCCGGTACCGGCCGGATCGACACCTTCACCACCACTGTCGCCACCGGGCTCACGGAGAAGGGCGGCACCTCCTACACGTTCCGCTCCGACGGCAAGCTGCTCGCCACCACCGACCCCGCCGGCAACCGGGTCGCCCTCGCCTACGACGCGAACTCCCGGCTTACCTCGGCGACGAACACCACGTCCGGCCGGGCGCTGACCTTCACCTGGACCACCGACAACACCCACATCGCCCAGGTCGCCACACCCTCAGTCGCCGCGAACGGCGGGGCGTTGACCTGGACCTACAGCTACGCCTCCGGCCGCCTGACCGGAGTCGCCACACCGGGCGTGGCCACCGGGTCGAGCTACAGCTACAACTCCGCCGGCGAGCTGACCCAGATCTCGCTGCCCGAGAGCAACCTGAACACCAAGGTCGGCTACAACTCCGACGGCACGGTGGCCTGGCGCGAGGACGGCCTCGGGCATCGCACCACCTACGCGGTCACCGCGACCAGCCCGAACATCGTCGTGCGCACCACCGACCCGGCCGGCACCACCACCGACTGGACCTACTCGGTCTACGGCCAGTTGCTGTCCAAGACGGGCCCGACCGGCACGAAGACGTTCACCTACAACGACGACGGGTTCCTCGCCCAGGCCACCGACGAGAACGGCAACACCACCAACTACCAGACCGACGCGCACGGCAACGTCCTGGCGCGCACGGTCGTGCGGTCCTCCGACGCCTCGGGCACCTGGCCGGTCACCGACTACTACGACTACTACAACGGCCCGCCCGGCGACCCCCGCGACGACCTGATCGTCGCCCACCGCGACGGCCGTTCCGCCGCACCGAACGACAACGCCTACAAGACGACCTACGGCTACGACCCCTTCGGGAATCTGGTCTCGACGACCAGCCCGCCGACCGCCGCGTTCCCCGGCGGCACCACAAACAGCTCCACCTACACCGCCGGCGCCGAGACCGCCGTCGGTGGAGGAACAGAACCCGCGGGCCTGCTCGCCTCGAGGACCGACGCCCGCGGGAAGGTCACGACCTACGGCTACGACTCCAAGGGCGACCTGCGCCACGACCAGGACCCCGCCGGTTTGGTGCATGACTACACCACCGACGAGATCGGCCGCCGGCTCACCTCCAAGGAAACCTCGGACACCTACCCCTCCGGGCTGACGACGACCTACACCTACACCAAGCTCTCCCAGGTCGCGACCGTCACCGAACCCGGCGTGACCAACCCGATCACCGCCACCACCCACACCCGGGTCACGACCAACACCTACGACACCAACGGCAACCGCACCCAGGCCGTCATCTCGGACGCCACCGGCGGCGACACCGCCCGCACCACCACCTACACCTACGACGCCGACGACCGGCTGCTGTCCACCACCGCCGCCTCCGGCACCGCGGCCGCCGCGACCAGCGCGCAGACCTACGACGCCAACGGCAACCTCGCGACGACGACCGACCCGAACGGCACCGTCACGGCCTACACCTACACCCCGCTGGGCGAGCTCGCGACGACAACACTGAAGAACTTCGTCGACGACCCGGTCGCGGGCACGTCACCCCGCGACGTCGTCCTCGAGTCGCGGGCCTACGACCCCGCCGGCCGGCTCGCCTCCGTCACCGACGCGCTCGGACGCACGACCAACTACACCTACTGGCTCGACGGCAAGCTCCACCAGGTCACCCGGACCGGCTACCACAACCCCGACTTCGCCACCGGCACGCTCTCCTCAACGACGCGGACCATCGTCCTCGAAGACCACTCCTACGACGGCGCCGGCAACGAGACCAGCACCGTCACCGGCGGCGGGCTGACCACCGCCACCGCCAGCTACGACCAGGCCGGCAACGCGACCGGAACCGCGCTCGACCCGGCCGGCGTCCACCGCACCACGGCGCTGTCCTACGACGCGAACGGCGACCCGACCGCCATCGAGACCGGCGCCGCCGGCACGTCGACGACCGAACGCACCGAGTACGGCTACGACAACGCCTCCCGGCTGACCTCGACGACCGTCTTCGGCGACGGCGTCGCCCGCTTCACCACCGCGGTCACCCGCGACCAGCGCGGCTATACGACGACGCTCGTCGACCCGCGCGGCTACACCCCGGGCTCCGCCTTCGACCCGGCCTACACGACACACGTCACGACCAACCCGGCCGGTGCGGTCGGCCAGGTGACCGCCCCGTCGGTGCAGGTCGAGGAGAACGGCAACGCGGCCAGCGCCGGAACCCCGACGGGGACGGTCGGCTACGACACGTTCGGCGAGGTCACCCAGACCCGCGACGCCCGCAACCTGACCACCACCACGACCTACGACGCACTCGGCCGGCCCACCCAGGTCAGCCACCCGTCGTACACCCCGCCCGGCGGGTCCGCGTCGACCCCGTCCGAGTCGTTCACCTACGACCACAACGGCAACGTCCTCACCCACGTCGACACCCGCGGCCAGACGACGACCGCCGTCTACGACATGCGCGACCGGGTCGTCTCCGTCACCGACCCGCAGGTCGACGGGCTGCCGGCACCGGGTGTGAGCCGCGCGATCTACGACGACGCGAGCAACCTGGTCACCACCGTCGACCAGAACGGCGCCTGGATCTTCTACGCCTACGACGACCTCGACCGCCTCTGGGCGACGACCAGCACCGAACGCACCCCCAGTGCCACCTTCTCCACCTACTACGGCTACGACGACGCCGGCGACCTCGACAAGATCCTGCGCCCGACGAACGTCAGCGCCGGAGCCGCCGCGACCGCTGACTACGACGGCGCCGGGGAGCTCACCGCCACCCACGACGAGGCCGGTAAGACCACCACCTATACCTACGACCTCGCCGGCCGGCTCGCCTCGAGCACCGACCCGCTCGGCCGCAAGACCACCTACGCCTACGACCGGGCCGGCCGCCAGACAGGCGCCGCGCAGTTCTCGAACACGAACAGCCCGCTGCGAAGCCTCTCGATCGGCTACGACGCGGCGGGCAACGTCACCTCCCAGACCGACCCGAACGGCAACACCACCACCGACGCCTACGACGCCCTCGACCAGCTCCGCTCGATCACGGTTCCCGTCGCGGCCGGCAGTTCACTCACGACGTCGGCGGGCTACGACGCCGCCGGGAACCGCACCCGGCTGACCGACGGCAACGGCAACGCCACGATCACCACGTTCAACAGCCTCGGCCTGCCCGAGAAGACGATCGAGCCGTCGACCACCGCCTACCCGAACCTCACCGACCGCACCTGGACCACCTCCTACGACACCGGCGGCCTGCCCACCACCGTCGTCGAGCCCGGCGGTGTCACCCGTACCTCCACCTACAACGCCCTCGGCCAGCTGATCGCCGAAGCCGGCTCCGGCACGGGCGTGGCGTCGGCGTCCCGGACCCTGGCCTACGACCTGGCCGGGAACCTGACCAACACGCACACGCCGTCGGCCGATGAGGAGTTCTCCTACGACGACCGCGGCCTGCTGACCGGCTCCCAGCACACCGAGGGCGACGCATCGTTCGGATACGACGCCGACGGCCGGATGACCACACGCTGGAACGCAGCCCTGTCCAGCGGGTACACCTACGACTCCCGCGGCAACCTCGCGACCGTCACCGGCGCCGGCACCACCGGCACCCGCACCTACAGCTATGACGACGCCGACCAGCTGACCTCGATCGACTACACCTCGTCGGGTAGCGGCGCCGTCGAGACCTACGGCTACGACCAGCTCGCCCGGACCACCTCCGACACCCTCACCGGACCGTCCGGGACGCTGCGCTCGCAGACCTACACCTACGACACCAACGACAACCTGACCGCGACGACGATCGGCCCTGCCGGCGTCGCGGGCGCGGGTAGCCAGTCCTACGGTTACGACCAGGCGAACCGGCTGACCTCCTGGACCGACCAGGCCGCCACCACCACGGCCTACGGCTGGGACGCCGCCGGCAACCGCGTCTCGGCAGGTGGGGTCACGTCGACGTTCGACGCCCGTAACCGGCTGCTGAACGACGGCAGTGCCGGCTACACCTACACCGCCCGCGGCACCGTCAGCACCACCACCACCGCGTCGGCCACGACCAGCGACACGTTCAACGCCCTCGACCAGCTCACCTCGGTGACCAGCGGGCCGACGACGACCAGCTACGAGTACGACGCGCTGGGCCGGGTCTCCTGGCGCAACAGCAGCCAGGCGTTCGCCTACGAGGACCTGTCCAACGAGCCGAGCTACCACGACGGCACCCTCTACGCCTACGACCCCACCGGAAAGCTCATCGGCGCCGACACCGGCAGCGCCGGCCTCGCCACCCTCACCAACCCCCACGGCGACACCATCGCCGCGTTCACCACCACCGGCACCCTCACCGACACCCGCACCTACGACCCCTTCGGCACCCCCACCACCACCGGCACCAGCCACCTCGAAATCGGCTACCAAGGCGGCTGGACCGACCCCACCACCAGCCAACTCGACGCCGACACCCGCTGGTACACCCCCACCAACGGCACCTTCACCACCCGCGACTCCACCCCGCTGCCCTGGACCGGCACTGCCGCCGACAACCGCTACACCTACGCGGGCGGCAACCCACTCACTTACAGCGACCCCACCGGTCAAAGCTTTCTCAGTGTTATCGAGAAAGCGCCAGGAGTCCGCGCGGTTGCCGCCGCCGGTAGCCTGGCTGTAGGTCTCGCGAGCCAGGGCGTCGCGAATGCCTATAATGCCGGCTACGCGGTCGGCTATATCGCTACCGCCGCGGCTTCCGGGGCGGTGGAAGGGGCGTACTACGTCGGCTACGGCGTCGGCTATGCAACCGCATGGAACTTGAGTCAGGAGATCAAACTCGGAACCGCCGCGTACCATGCTCTCGCGGGTAGCGGGAGTTCCACCCCGAGTCCATCGCCGAATCCCAACCCGAATTCGACGAACAATCCTAACCCGAGTCCTGATGACCCTGGCGCCGGAACAGGCGCGGGAGCAGGAGCAGGAGCCGGACCTGGTGCTGGCAGCGGCCCGGGGCCTGGCGCAGGGCCTGGCACTGTCACTCAGCCAGGCGCAGGCCCGAGTCCGGCCACCAATCCAGCCCAGCAGACCTACCCTGACCCGAACGACGTCATCCACGGCACCCTGAACATCAACCCAGACTCGACGCATGGCGTCGGCAACAACGGCACCATCCCCAAACCCACCGACGTCCCCCAGACCTACTCCAACCCCCTCGACGCCAACCTCGGCCCCGCCACCGACCAAACCGCCGGCCTGCAATACACCGCCTCAGCCGACGACTGCCACAACGCCGGCCTCACCCACTGCATCGGCGACGACCCCGCCACCCCACCCACCCAAACCGGCGGCGCCGGTGCCGGCGGCGGCGATCATCCACCGACCTCGACTAGTTCAGACGCTGGCGACGACCCTGAAGGGGAGATCCCGTATAACAGCACCGATCTCAGCAGTGCGGCTTACAAAGCGCGAGTCGAAGCGGGTATCGGTCCAGGACGGAACGTGGCGGCCGCTCGCGTGCCAGGTTGGAACGACCCAAGAACTGGTGACCTTGTCTACGGATTTAGCAAGGGTAACGGTTATCATTCAGAGATAGACATACTTAACCAATTGAAGGCGCGAGGCTTCAGTGGCAAGAGTATCGCCGAGCTATACAGCGAACGTCAGCCGTGCGGGCCGTGTGGTGCCACGTTGGCCGAAGAATTGCGCCCCGGCGTGCCCATCAGTTGGTCGGTCCCGTGGGGGGAAGACGCGACGCTGAGAACAGCTTCAAATGAATTGTTGCGCAGGATGATTGGGACTGCAGGCGGTTACTAG